The DNA region GCTGTGCACGAAACCGTGGAAATCGCCAAAGAACTTGGTTTTGTTGCGCAGTCCGGGTTTGTGAATGCGGTGTTGCGCGGTTATTTGCGGGAACGCGTGGAAACCGAAAAACTGTTGGAGGAGGTAAAGATTGCGCAGCCGCAGATCGGCTATTCCCATCCTGAATGGGTCTATCAACGCTGGCTGGAGCGCTATGGGGCGGAGCATACGGCCAAGCTGATGGAATGGAACAACACTCCGGCCAGGACGTATGCGCGTATCAATACCTTGAAGGCGGATGCGGCCAAAGTGACGGCGCAATGGGAAACCGAAGGGGTAAAATTCATTCCCCGCCAGTACGATTGGATTGAGGACGGGTTGATTTTTGAGCTCGAATCGCACCCCCCGCTGGCCGGATTGAAGAGTTTTAAAGACGGATTTTTTTACATCCAGGACCCAAGCACGTTGCTGTCCGTTCGTGAATTGGATGTGAAGGCCGCTCATTCCGTGTTGGATTTATGCGCTGCCCCGGGCGGCAAGACGACGATGATCGCGCAACAAATGCAAAATCGAGGACAGATTGTTGCGCAGGATATCAGTGACGATCGGTTGGCCTTGTTAAGGGAAAACTATGTGCGATTGGGCGTGACATGCGTGGTGGCATCCATAGCGCCAAACGCAGTCATCGCCAATCCGGCACAACGCTTTGATCGCGTGCTCATCGATGCGCCGTGTTCCAATACCGGTGTGATGCGGCGACGGGTGGACTTGCGCTGGCGCATTCAGCCCGAAGAAGTCGAGCGATTGCGCGAAACCCAGTTGGAATTGCTGCGAAGGGCTGCACCACGATTAAAACCAAATGGGATCATGGTTTACAGCACCTGCAGCCTTGAACCTGAGGAAAATAGCCAGGTAGTTCAACAGTTTTTAAGCGAGAATCCAGATTTCGAATTAAAAAGCGAACGGCAATTAACACCATTTGGTAATGACGTCGATGGGGCATACACAGCCAAACTGATTAGAGTCCGTCGTCAGTAATCCGTTGTATCTTGACAGATTTGGCGTTGGCCGACGGTATCGATATTTACGTGAGCTTGGTATGTTGTCCTCAACGAACTGAACATGTTCAACCTGGTCTCAGCGAACTCGTCTGGATACTTATATCGGTTTTCATCGTAGGCGATCCCGCACTAACCAGGATACTTCCATGAAGAGATACCAGTGTCTTGCTTAATCACTGGGGCCATATTCTGGATGGTTACACTTATGATTGGATGGATCACCCGGACCTGCGCAGGAGCATTACGCCAGGCTTTGGGCCAGCCACCAATGGACAAATCTCCCCGCGCACCGCGACCATCTGGAGGATTTGGTCCGCCAGGCCAGCCCGTTCACAACGCATGCGAAAAACTCACCCTTATTTGCCAAAACATGAGTTACTGATCACAAGCAGCGATTATTTCCTTGTTAAACGCGAGTAACTCAGGTTTATAATCAGCATAACACACACAGCGAGTTACTTGATAACCAGTCGGGCGGTTGTTCGTCTCGGAATCCTTTGCGGGATCGAAACATTCAACCTCCACAGATATTAACAGAAACAGAGCAACCAAAATAAATAATATGCGAAGGAACATCCACACACTAATTGGGCTGGGCCTGATATGGGCCGGCTCGGCGCCGGCGGCGTCCGTTTTATTTGACTTCAACAGTGACCCCACGGCTGGAGGCCTCGCGACTATTTATGGAGCGAGTACGTCATGGGTACCCAGTGATGGCGCGGGATATTCCACCAACGCGAGCGACGGGTATTTGCAGATCACGCCTGCACACAACAGCCAGA from Pedosphaera parvula Ellin514 includes:
- the rsmB gene encoding 16S rRNA (cytosine(967)-C(5))-methyltransferase RsmB is translated as MKTMSLLSVVSEQKPRQIAVRVLTERLSQEEYTENLLEIELSRARLSAPDRGLCQELVYGIVRWQETLNWLIDRKTEGRRQKPEMQVLLQLGLYQMFWLDRIPNHAAVHETVEIAKELGFVAQSGFVNAVLRGYLRERVETEKLLEEVKIAQPQIGYSHPEWVYQRWLERYGAEHTAKLMEWNNTPARTYARINTLKADAAKVTAQWETEGVKFIPRQYDWIEDGLIFELESHPPLAGLKSFKDGFFYIQDPSTLLSVRELDVKAAHSVLDLCAAPGGKTTMIAQQMQNRGQIVAQDISDDRLALLRENYVRLGVTCVVASIAPNAVIANPAQRFDRVLIDAPCSNTGVMRRRVDLRWRIQPEEVERLRETQLELLRRAAPRLKPNGIMVYSTCSLEPEENSQVVQQFLSENPDFELKSERQLTPFGNDVDGAYTAKLIRVRRQ